Proteins encoded together in one Planctomyces sp. SH-PL14 window:
- a CDS encoding ABC transporter ATP-binding protein, whose product MTEATAPTPAPHAATASTPILTLRNVGKTYQMGEVSVPVLQEVDLEIREREITVIVGPSGSGKSTLLNMVGGIDTPSSGTIHFRDQEVSRFSDWELTEYRRRRIGFVFQFYNLVPTLTAVENVLVSTEICESPLDPIEVLKMVGLEHRLDHFPSQMSGGEQQRVAIARALAKNPDLLLCDEPTGALDLKTGRHVLDVLVRLNRELGKTVLIITHNVAIAGIAHLLVRIGSGTIEEAKRNEHRIEATEVTW is encoded by the coding sequence ATGACCGAGGCCACCGCTCCAACCCCTGCTCCGCACGCCGCCACGGCCTCGACTCCCATCCTGACGCTCCGCAACGTCGGCAAGACGTACCAGATGGGGGAGGTCTCGGTCCCTGTGCTTCAGGAGGTGGACCTCGAGATCCGTGAACGGGAGATCACCGTCATCGTCGGCCCTTCGGGATCGGGCAAGAGCACGCTCCTCAACATGGTCGGCGGCATCGACACCCCCTCCAGCGGAACGATCCACTTCCGCGACCAGGAAGTGAGCCGGTTCTCGGACTGGGAACTCACCGAGTACCGCCGCCGTCGCATCGGCTTCGTCTTCCAGTTCTACAACCTCGTCCCGACCCTCACGGCGGTCGAAAACGTCCTCGTCTCCACCGAGATCTGCGAGTCTCCCCTCGATCCCATCGAGGTCCTGAAGATGGTCGGCCTCGAACACCGCCTCGACCATTTCCCCTCGCAGATGTCGGGCGGGGAACAGCAGCGGGTCGCCATCGCCCGGGCGCTTGCGAAGAACCCTGACCTGCTCCTCTGCGATGAACCGACCGGAGCTCTCGACCTCAAGACCGGACGACACGTCCTCGACGTCCTCGTGCGGCTGAACCGCGAACTGGGGAAGACGGTTCTGATCATCACGCACAACGTCGCCATCGCGGGGATCGCGCATCTCCTGGTGCGGATCGGCTCCGGGACGATCGAAGAGGCGAAACGCAACGAGCACCGCATCGAAGCGACCGAGGTGACGTGGTGA